A window of Deinococcus cellulosilyticus NBRC 106333 = KACC 11606 contains these coding sequences:
- a CDS encoding ATP-binding cassette domain-containing protein: MLPLKVRDFSVKLQNRVIIEHADFEVKKGEIVHLIGHNGAGKSTLLRGMIGLVPSKGEVRVSGENPRSIEGRKNFVYVPDEPALYEDLTLQEHVHYVAALYEKPEQPILDWLERFHLTERLKDFPSTHSRGMRQKLSLSLALGLNLPLTLLDEPYNALDQAAQEALSHGIRDAAQQGTGVLLSAHQTATTEILQAQVARVQDGVVSRSL; this comes from the coding sequence ATGCTTCCACTCAAAGTCAGAGATTTCAGCGTCAAATTGCAAAACCGGGTCATCATCGAACATGCTGACTTCGAGGTCAAGAAAGGCGAAATTGTGCACCTGATCGGGCACAACGGGGCAGGCAAGAGCACCCTGCTCAGGGGGATGATCGGTCTGGTCCCCTCCAAAGGGGAAGTCAGGGTTTCCGGAGAGAATCCCAGGTCCATTGAAGGCCGCAAAAACTTCGTTTATGTTCCAGATGAACCTGCACTCTATGAAGACCTGACCCTGCAGGAACATGTGCACTATGTGGCCGCCCTTTATGAGAAACCAGAGCAACCCATTCTGGACTGGCTGGAGCGATTTCACCTGACAGAAAGGCTTAAGGATTTCCCCTCCACGCACTCCAGAGGAATGCGGCAAAAACTCTCTCTTTCTCTGGCCCTTGGTCTGAACCTGCCACTCACCTTGCTGGATGAGCCTTACAATGCCCTGGATCAGGCTGCCCAGGAAGCCCTGTCGCACGGCATCCGGGATGCAGCTCAGCAGGGAACAGGGGTGCTGCTCAGTGCCCATCAGACGGCAACCACGGAAATCCTTCAGGCCCAGGTGGCCCGCGTTCAGGATGGCGTGGTGAGCCGAAGCCTATGA
- a CDS encoding DeoR/GlpR family DNA-binding transcription regulator: protein MATRDDIILSRIEQAGKVTVEELADLLGVSTVTIRSDLTRLSESGLIHRTRGGATKPILQKVERPLEETRKILEAEKQRIAKKAASLVQDGDTIFIDVGSTCTALARALPNTLQHVTIVTNGLNIALELETRQSFTIVVTGGTVRKLQHSLVQPYGMEIIRNFRFDKAFIGCNGVSADFGVSNKNLPEAEVKRAVCQNSKEVYVLADHEKIKTESTALIAPLSGITALITDHRVKRNDLHELEQTGLRVLVV from the coding sequence ATGGCCACACGAGACGACATCATCCTGTCACGTATTGAACAAGCCGGGAAAGTCACGGTAGAGGAACTGGCTGACCTGCTCGGTGTGTCCACTGTCACCATCCGCAGTGACCTGACCCGCCTCAGTGAGTCCGGTCTGATTCACCGCACCCGTGGAGGAGCCACCAAACCCATTTTGCAAAAGGTCGAGCGGCCTCTCGAAGAGACCCGCAAGATTCTCGAAGCTGAAAAACAACGCATCGCCAAAAAGGCAGCTTCACTGGTTCAGGACGGAGACACCATCTTCATTGATGTGGGTTCCACCTGCACGGCTCTGGCACGTGCCCTTCCCAACACCCTGCAGCATGTCACCATTGTCACCAATGGCCTGAACATTGCGCTTGAACTCGAAACCAGACAGTCGTTCACCATCGTGGTGACCGGCGGGACCGTACGCAAACTGCAACACTCCCTGGTCCAGCCTTACGGCATGGAAATCATCCGAAATTTCCGTTTTGACAAGGCCTTCATTGGCTGCAACGGGGTCAGTGCCGACTTTGGGGTCAGCAACAAGAACCTGCCTGAAGCGGAAGTCAAACGGGCGGTCTGCCAGAACTCCAAAGAGGTCTATGTGCTGGCCGACCACGAAAAGATCAAAACCGAATCCACTGCCCTGATCGCACCCCTGTCTGGCATCACTGCGCTCATCACCGACCACCGGGTCAAACGCAATGACCTGCATGAACTGGAGCAAACCGGACTTCGCGTGCTGGTGGTCTGA
- a CDS encoding DNA repair protein RecN: MINNLEVRNLAIADALDLELSEGLNVFSGETGAGKSLIVDALELLLGARGSADLVRTGEDSLLVTAWWKDQSASRRVSTAGRSTARIEGEVVTVKELAEFTSPRVTVHGQHAAQELLGIKKHHAYLDRALSAQVVEGFKSAYQAYMAAQSRLNALKQSELERNRQLDLLSYQLQEIDEVKFNVGEDLLVQEEVTLLSNMEQIANGASTAAEILSSSEQNALDAIRAAMKSLQGPSRYSEDAKNLLAELREALSTLTAISQELVSLSENSVPDEERLHRLEERLGKLHRLQSKYGPSLQDVLHYREQISLELETLESQNADLSSLESEIETLRAVVQKRAEELSQARLSAAPTLSVRLEAVVQALGMPNARLMFEISPSDLGPNGLEDVVLLFSANMGEQLKEIGAIASGGELSRVMLAISTVLGSETPTVVFDEVDAGIGGETAMKVGEQLSRLARNKQVLVVTHLPQIAAFATQHFKVEKATSAEGRTVSRVTRLNDQARLFELARMLSGSTSSVAVQHAMELLDSARALPLDV, encoded by the coding sequence ATGATCAACAACCTTGAAGTGCGGAACCTGGCCATTGCCGACGCACTCGATCTGGAATTGAGTGAGGGCCTGAATGTGTTCTCCGGGGAAACCGGAGCTGGAAAAAGTTTGATTGTGGATGCCCTCGAATTGCTCCTCGGTGCCAGAGGGAGCGCGGATCTGGTTCGCACCGGGGAAGACAGTTTGCTGGTCACCGCCTGGTGGAAAGACCAGTCGGCCAGTCGCAGGGTTTCCACCGCTGGACGTTCCACCGCCCGCATTGAAGGCGAAGTGGTCACAGTCAAGGAACTGGCAGAGTTCACCTCTCCCAGGGTCACTGTTCACGGACAGCATGCTGCTCAGGAACTGCTGGGCATCAAAAAACACCACGCCTACCTGGACCGGGCACTCTCTGCCCAGGTGGTGGAGGGCTTCAAAAGTGCATACCAGGCCTACATGGCAGCCCAGAGCCGCCTGAATGCCCTGAAACAATCTGAACTGGAACGCAACCGGCAACTGGACCTGCTCTCCTATCAGCTTCAGGAAATCGATGAGGTCAAATTCAATGTGGGTGAGGACCTGCTGGTGCAGGAGGAAGTCACACTCCTGAGCAACATGGAGCAAATTGCCAATGGGGCCAGCACGGCTGCAGAAATCCTGTCGAGCAGCGAGCAGAATGCTCTGGATGCCATAAGGGCAGCCATGAAGTCTCTGCAGGGACCATCAAGGTACAGCGAAGATGCCAAGAACCTGCTTGCAGAATTGAGAGAGGCCCTCAGCACCCTGACCGCCATCAGTCAGGAACTGGTCTCCCTGTCCGAAAACAGTGTTCCTGATGAAGAAAGGCTCCACCGGCTGGAAGAACGGCTGGGCAAGCTGCACCGCCTGCAAAGCAAATACGGACCTTCCCTGCAAGATGTTCTGCATTACCGGGAACAGATCTCTCTGGAGCTTGAAACCCTGGAATCCCAGAATGCCGACCTCAGCAGCCTGGAATCGGAGATTGAAACCCTCAGGGCTGTGGTGCAAAAACGGGCAGAAGAACTGTCCCAGGCCCGATTGAGCGCAGCTCCCACCCTGAGTGTGAGACTGGAAGCTGTGGTGCAGGCCCTGGGGATGCCCAATGCACGCCTGATGTTTGAAATCAGCCCCAGCGACCTGGGACCAAACGGACTGGAAGATGTGGTGCTGCTCTTCAGTGCCAACATGGGGGAGCAACTGAAGGAAATCGGAGCGATTGCATCAGGGGGCGAGCTTTCCCGCGTGATGCTGGCCATCAGCACCGTGCTGGGGAGTGAAACCCCCACCGTGGTTTTCGACGAGGTGGATGCCGGGATCGGTGGGGAAACCGCCATGAAAGTCGGAGAGCAACTGTCCCGCCTGGCCCGCAACAAGCAGGTGCTGGTGGTGACCCACCTGCCACAGATCGCAGCTTTCGCAACCCAGCACTTCAAAGTGGAAAAAGCCACCAGTGCTGAAGGACGCACCGTGTCCCGTGTCACCCGCCTGAACGATCAAGCGAGGCTTTTTGAACTGGCCCGCATGCTCAGTGGCAGCACCTCCAGCGTGGCCGTGCAACACGCGATGGAGCTGCTGGACAGTGCCCGCGCTTTGCCCCTGGACGTCTGA
- a CDS encoding Fur family transcriptional regulator, with the protein MSVQEILDQAQKSLPRLGIATVYRTLRMLQDDHQIKTVILPSGENRFEKANLGHHHHFQCLKCGEVVDLDLCPLNIPTGSLLPGGYTVEAHELTLYGTCPKCRGSVAS; encoded by the coding sequence TTGAGCGTGCAGGAAATTCTGGATCAGGCCCAGAAAAGCCTCCCCAGACTGGGCATCGCCACGGTGTACCGCACCCTGCGCATGCTGCAAGACGACCACCAGATCAAAACCGTGATCCTTCCCAGCGGTGAGAACCGCTTTGAGAAGGCCAACCTCGGGCACCACCATCACTTCCAGTGCCTGAAATGTGGTGAGGTGGTGGATCTGGACCTCTGTCCCCTGAACATTCCCACAGGCAGTTTGCTTCCTGGAGGGTATACGGTGGAGGCCCATGAATTGACGTTGTACGGGACCTGCCCGAAGTGTCGGGGGTCAGTGGCGTCTTAG
- a CDS encoding phytoene/squalene synthase family protein yields MIRNHNPELTAPPAQALQVCRDITRQHSKTFYLGSTFFPPKQRQAVWAVYATCRTGDDLADETPAEDAPHALEQWWEDTRSALQGHPGADHISQALSWAAHHYPLPHEAFHELYLGLKMDLDQVEYQTLADLELYCRRVAGIVGLMVSPICGYVGGEKTLQKALKLGMAMQLTNILRDVGEDLYQRDRVYLPADLLNQYGVTREMLRQGKVTPEYHALMKHLIQMARGWYQEGRNGLPCLQGSGRLAVAVAARAYEGILDALERNGYDNFQQRAQVSGLRKLLMVPSAWWSLRHQTSST; encoded by the coding sequence ATGATCAGAAATCACAACCCTGAATTGACTGCCCCACCGGCCCAGGCCCTGCAGGTGTGCCGCGACATCACCAGGCAACACTCCAAGACCTTCTATCTGGGAAGCACCTTCTTCCCACCCAAACAGCGGCAGGCCGTGTGGGCCGTTTATGCCACCTGTCGCACCGGCGATGATCTGGCAGATGAAACCCCCGCAGAGGATGCCCCCCATGCCCTTGAACAGTGGTGGGAGGACACCCGAAGTGCACTTCAGGGCCATCCCGGTGCAGACCACATCAGCCAGGCGCTCTCCTGGGCGGCCCACCATTACCCATTGCCCCATGAGGCCTTCCATGAACTGTATCTGGGCCTGAAAATGGACCTCGATCAGGTGGAATACCAGACCCTGGCAGACCTCGAACTGTACTGCCGCAGGGTGGCAGGCATTGTGGGCCTGATGGTTTCCCCCATTTGCGGGTATGTGGGAGGGGAGAAGACCCTGCAGAAAGCCCTCAAACTGGGCATGGCCATGCAGCTCACCAACATCCTCAGGGATGTGGGCGAAGACCTGTACCAGCGTGACCGCGTGTACCTTCCCGCAGACCTGCTGAACCAATATGGGGTGACCCGTGAGATGTTGCGACAAGGCAAGGTCACCCCCGAATACCATGCCCTGATGAAACACCTGATCCAGATGGCACGGGGCTGGTATCAGGAAGGCAGAAATGGCCTTCCCTGCCTGCAGGGCTCAGGGCGTCTGGCGGTTGCTGTTGCCGCCAGAGCTTACGAAGGCATCCTGGATGCCCTTGAACGCAACGGGTACGACAATTTCCAGCAAAGGGCACAGGTGAGTGGCTTGCGCAAGCTCCTGATGGTTCCCAGTGCCTGGTGGAGCCTGAGGCACCAGACCTCATCCACCTGA
- a CDS encoding ABC transporter substrate-binding protein — MKKTVLFSLALVAGAAAAAPKGEITVWSWDVAAKALEATIPSFNKKYPEVKVKVVDLGNQNVYDRGLAGCAAGGADLPDVYSVENGEAEVFWARFPDCFTDLSTLGAGKYLKSFPAFKWTELSVGNKRYAMPWDSGPVVMFYRRDLYKQAGVSVSSIKTWDDFIKAGQKVNAKFGGKVKMGVIGNGSDDEWFRMLANQNGCFYFDNEAKEVTVNKQGCVDALNTVKKLYDAKVVQTGDWGGQITAFKKGDIATSMFGAWYEGTIRSNAPELSGKWGVYTMPANKKGGVRAANLGGSALALPASSKNKEAAYAFIEHALATNEGQIAMLKQYGLVPSLLSAAKDPYVAQGQKYWGNQKVWKTILDTLGDVPAARGTQFFQDARQVMIVVQADFVAGKYKSAKEALDAAAKQISATTGLPIAK, encoded by the coding sequence ATGAAGAAAACCGTTCTGTTCAGTCTGGCACTGGTGGCAGGTGCTGCTGCTGCCGCCCCCAAAGGGGAAATCACGGTGTGGAGCTGGGACGTGGCTGCCAAAGCCCTGGAAGCCACCATCCCGAGTTTCAACAAGAAGTACCCCGAAGTGAAAGTCAAAGTGGTGGACCTCGGCAACCAGAATGTCTATGACCGTGGCCTCGCAGGTTGCGCCGCAGGTGGAGCAGACCTCCCTGATGTGTACAGCGTGGAAAATGGTGAAGCCGAAGTGTTCTGGGCCAGATTTCCCGACTGCTTCACCGACCTGAGTACCCTTGGGGCAGGCAAGTACCTCAAAAGCTTTCCCGCCTTCAAATGGACGGAACTGAGTGTGGGCAACAAGCGTTACGCCATGCCCTGGGACTCCGGCCCGGTGGTGATGTTCTACCGCCGTGACCTCTACAAGCAAGCAGGAGTGAGTGTCTCTTCCATCAAAACCTGGGATGACTTCATCAAGGCTGGCCAGAAGGTGAATGCCAAGTTCGGTGGCAAGGTCAAGATGGGTGTGATTGGCAACGGAAGTGATGACGAGTGGTTCCGCATGCTCGCCAACCAGAACGGGTGCTTCTACTTCGACAACGAAGCCAAAGAAGTGACTGTCAACAAACAGGGTTGCGTGGATGCATTAAATACCGTGAAAAAACTCTACGACGCCAAAGTTGTGCAGACCGGCGACTGGGGTGGGCAGATCACGGCGTTCAAGAAGGGAGACATTGCCACCTCGATGTTCGGGGCCTGGTATGAAGGCACCATCCGCAGCAATGCTCCTGAGTTGAGTGGCAAGTGGGGCGTGTACACCATGCCTGCCAACAAGAAGGGTGGCGTGCGTGCAGCCAACCTGGGGGGTTCCGCTCTGGCCCTGCCTGCCAGCAGCAAGAACAAAGAAGCCGCTTACGCGTTCATTGAGCACGCTCTGGCGACCAACGAAGGTCAGATTGCCATGCTCAAACAGTACGGTCTGGTGCCCTCCCTGCTGAGTGCAGCCAAAGATCCTTACGTGGCTCAGGGGCAGAAGTACTGGGGCAACCAGAAAGTATGGAAGACCATTCTGGACACCCTTGGGGATGTGCCTGCTGCCAGAGGAACGCAGTTCTTCCAGGATGCCCGTCAGGTCATGATTGTCGTCCAGGCTGATTTTGTGGCTGGCAAGTACAAGAGTGCCAAGGAAGCACTGGATGCTGCAGCGAAACAGATCAGTGCCACCACTGGACTGCCCATCGCCAAGTGA
- a CDS encoding GNAT family N-acetyltransferase gives MDLEMLEFSEARAFVAQYQHAPASFGLSTSWQGNVCQLLAPKLDVFMFNRLIGTDWSGDWESLLLPYQQAGLQKYGIQVAPSLLTTELKNRIEAAGLEHRSNWVKMYRRAGDAPDVYTPFRIERIDSRHAAHFAEVVTLGFQMPAFLRPWVANLVGIPGWVSYLAFKDNTPVGAGALYTQGEVGWLGLGCTLPEHRNQGSQGAIMRTRIRDAHDLGCQWVVVETGEETPEHPNPSYHNMVRMGFKLAYSRMNFLARSIQ, from the coding sequence ATGGACCTGGAGATGCTGGAATTTTCCGAAGCCAGAGCTTTTGTCGCCCAGTACCAGCACGCCCCTGCCAGCTTTGGGCTCAGCACCTCCTGGCAGGGGAATGTCTGTCAGTTGCTTGCTCCGAAACTGGACGTTTTCATGTTCAATCGGCTGATCGGAACAGACTGGTCTGGAGACTGGGAAAGCCTGCTTCTCCCCTACCAGCAAGCAGGGCTGCAAAAATACGGCATTCAGGTGGCCCCCAGCCTGCTCACCACCGAACTGAAAAACCGCATCGAGGCAGCAGGACTTGAACACCGCAGCAACTGGGTCAAGATGTACCGCAGGGCAGGTGACGCACCCGATGTGTACACCCCTTTTCGCATCGAAAGAATTGATTCCCGCCATGCCGCTCATTTTGCTGAAGTGGTCACCCTGGGATTCCAGATGCCTGCCTTCCTGCGGCCCTGGGTGGCCAACCTGGTGGGAATTCCAGGCTGGGTGTCCTACCTGGCTTTCAAAGACAACACCCCTGTTGGTGCAGGGGCTTTATACACCCAGGGCGAAGTGGGCTGGCTGGGTCTGGGTTGCACGCTGCCCGAGCACCGCAATCAGGGGTCTCAGGGGGCCATCATGCGGACCCGCATCCGGGATGCCCATGATCTGGGTTGCCAGTGGGTGGTGGTGGAAACCGGTGAAGAAACCCCGGAACATCCCAATCCCTCCTACCACAACATGGTGCGCATGGGTTTCAAACTGGCCTACAGCCGCATGAACTTCCTTGCCCGATCAATTCAGTGA
- a CDS encoding phage holin family protein, which produces MNERKPIGSAFMDVINAFIQVVKAEIREVFQNIGAEIKRRGLGIVILLGALFPLLAAVIFLLMALYQLLDLWLPSWGASLVMFLLALLLTGGMVMFALKKIGGTDDDTNG; this is translated from the coding sequence ATGAATGAGAGGAAACCCATTGGGAGCGCTTTTATGGATGTGATCAACGCCTTCATCCAGGTGGTGAAGGCCGAGATCCGTGAAGTGTTCCAGAATATTGGCGCAGAAATCAAACGACGCGGCCTGGGCATTGTGATCCTGCTGGGTGCCCTGTTCCCGCTGCTTGCAGCAGTGATTTTCCTGCTGATGGCACTTTACCAGTTGCTGGACCTGTGGCTGCCCTCCTGGGGTGCTTCACTGGTGATGTTCCTGCTTGCCCTCCTGCTGACCGGAGGCATGGTGATGTTTGCACTCAAGAAAATTGGAGGGACCGACGATGACACAAACGGATGA
- a CDS encoding class I SAM-dependent methyltransferase encodes MKAQLNLAQSSNFWTPTVMGYDLWRRRSLSLMTGEPFSLEKEFRQFLEWVGPVTGQQWLDVGTSTGNYAKLLVQAGAAVTALDLSAGHLKRLPRHPRLHALQGNMEEELFASGSFDGVVIAGTLNETFSPEQMLLKAGQVLKEKGVLYLMYLLPSQHLAGQRLQSLISRSGIHFLESQTIERYLRLHNMALEKQKRHAIVCFELYRKAGGV; translated from the coding sequence ATGAAAGCCCAGCTGAATCTCGCCCAGAGCAGTAACTTCTGGACGCCCACGGTGATGGGGTATGACCTGTGGCGCAGGCGCTCACTGTCCCTGATGACAGGGGAGCCCTTTTCACTTGAGAAAGAATTCAGACAGTTTCTGGAATGGGTGGGTCCGGTCACAGGCCAGCAGTGGCTGGATGTTGGGACCAGCACAGGGAATTATGCAAAACTGCTGGTGCAGGCAGGGGCCGCTGTGACCGCCCTTGATCTCTCTGCAGGACATCTGAAACGCCTCCCCAGACATCCCAGACTTCATGCCTTGCAGGGCAACATGGAAGAGGAGCTTTTTGCTTCTGGATCTTTTGATGGTGTGGTGATTGCCGGAACCCTGAATGAGACTTTTTCTCCAGAGCAGATGTTGCTTAAGGCAGGGCAGGTGTTGAAAGAAAAAGGAGTCCTCTATTTGATGTACCTGTTGCCCTCTCAACACCTTGCAGGTCAGAGGTTACAGTCGCTGATTTCGCGAAGTGGCATACATTTCCTGGAGTCACAAACAATTGAAAGGTATCTGCGATTACACAACATGGCTTTGGAAAAGCAAAAACGCCATGCTATTGTGTGCTTCGAGCTTTATCGCAAAGCAGGTGGAGTGTAG
- a CDS encoding acylphosphatase: MKRLSCLVGGNFNGYPQFLKRYALDLKLCGYIETLQDGRLEVVAEGHEKDLERFLHWIKRGNPASQPRILDTQWSESTGLQGYHIH, encoded by the coding sequence GTGAAAAGACTCAGCTGTCTGGTGGGGGGGAACTTCAACGGTTACCCCCAATTTCTCAAACGCTACGCCCTCGACCTGAAACTGTGCGGTTACATCGAAACCCTGCAAGATGGCCGCCTGGAAGTGGTCGCAGAAGGCCACGAAAAAGATCTTGAACGCTTCTTGCACTGGATCAAGCGTGGAAATCCTGCATCCCAGCCCAGAATCCTGGACACCCAGTGGTCCGAAAGCACCGGTTTGCAAGGTTATCACATTCACTGA
- a CDS encoding phytoene desaturase: MPKNIIVIGSGFGGLAAAIRLQARGHKVKLFEKRDKLGGRAYVYEQNGFKFDGGPTIVTAPFLFDEIWQAAGKRREDDVTFVKCDPFYRIFDHNKRVFNYNDDEMYILEQIHNINPEDKRGYLNFIHSTRAIFDKGFTELADKPFLNFTDMLKVAPDLIRLQSYLNVYPYVSKFIKDPFLRQCFSFHPLLIGGNPYDSSSIYAMIHYLERKWGVWYAMGGTGAIVTAMGKLFESIGGEIFLNSEVSEILAEDGRVQGIRLKDGTEHRSDDVVSNADVAWTYKKLIPEAKRKKYTDSKVDSLKYSMSLFVIYFGTRKQYRDQGLAHHNIILGPRYKGLLDDIFHKKVVAQDFSLYLHMPSLTDPSMAPEGGESFYVLSPVPHLGSGTDWTTFAKEYRDRIMKFLEDNYLPGLQENLVAEHHIDPLHFQDELNSHLGAAFSVEPVLTQSAWFRPHNRSEDFSNLYFVGAGTHPGAGLPGVLSSAKIAEDLICD; this comes from the coding sequence ATGCCAAAAAACATCATTGTGATTGGAAGTGGCTTCGGCGGTCTCGCTGCAGCCATCCGCCTGCAGGCCAGAGGACACAAAGTCAAACTCTTCGAGAAACGGGACAAACTTGGGGGTCGTGCCTACGTCTACGAGCAAAATGGCTTCAAATTTGATGGGGGTCCCACCATTGTCACCGCCCCCTTCCTGTTCGATGAGATCTGGCAGGCTGCGGGCAAACGTCGGGAAGATGATGTCACTTTCGTGAAGTGTGATCCCTTCTACCGGATTTTTGACCACAACAAGCGGGTGTTCAATTACAACGACGACGAGATGTACATTCTGGAGCAGATCCACAACATCAACCCAGAAGACAAACGGGGTTACCTGAATTTCATTCACTCCACCCGGGCCATTTTTGACAAGGGCTTCACCGAGCTTGCTGACAAACCCTTCCTGAACTTTACAGACATGCTGAAGGTGGCTCCGGACCTCATTCGTCTGCAGAGCTACCTCAACGTGTACCCTTACGTCAGCAAGTTCATCAAAGATCCCTTCCTGAGGCAGTGTTTCAGCTTTCACCCCCTTTTGATCGGTGGCAACCCCTACGACTCGAGCAGCATCTACGCGATGATCCACTATCTCGAACGCAAGTGGGGTGTCTGGTACGCCATGGGAGGCACCGGGGCCATTGTGACCGCCATGGGCAAGCTTTTTGAGTCCATCGGGGGCGAGATTTTTCTCAACAGCGAAGTATCAGAAATCCTTGCGGAGGATGGAAGGGTGCAGGGCATCCGCCTGAAAGATGGCACCGAGCATCGGTCAGACGATGTGGTGTCCAACGCAGATGTGGCCTGGACCTACAAAAAGCTGATCCCGGAAGCCAAACGCAAGAAGTACACCGACTCAAAAGTGGACAGCCTGAAATACAGCATGAGCCTGTTCGTCATCTACTTTGGAACCAGAAAGCAGTACCGCGATCAGGGACTGGCCCACCACAACATCATTCTGGGACCCAGGTACAAGGGCCTGCTGGACGACATTTTCCACAAGAAGGTGGTTGCTCAGGATTTCTCCCTGTACCTGCACATGCCGAGCCTCACCGATCCTTCCATGGCTCCGGAAGGGGGAGAGTCCTTTTACGTGCTCTCTCCGGTGCCCCACCTGGGAAGTGGCACTGACTGGACCACCTTCGCAAAAGAGTACCGGGACCGCATCATGAAGTTCCTTGAAGACAATTACCTGCCTGGGCTGCAAGAGAACCTTGTGGCAGAGCATCACATTGATCCGTTGCACTTTCAGGATGAACTGAACAGCCATCTGGGTGCTGCCTTCAGTGTCGAACCTGTGCTGACCCAGAGTGCCTGGTTCAGGCCCCACAACCGCTCAGAGGACTTCTCAAACCTCTATTTCGTCGGGGCGGGAACCCATCCGGGAGCAGGGCTTCCCGGGGTGCTCAGCAGTGCCAAAATTGCAGAAGACCTGATCTGCGATTGA